Genomic segment of Streptomyces sp. NA02950:
CAGGATCAGTGACCCGGTCCGGCCCCGAGACAGCAGCTAGAGCCTCGCCGTTTCACTTGGGGATGGCAGGCTCTGGGGCGGAAGTACGAAAGTGCCTTCCTGGCCTGGGACGGTGAACCTTGCTGAGGGGTTCTGTCGGTCCAGGCGGAGGGCACTTTCCACGTGCAGGCTATCGGGTTGCGTCCCAAGGTTAAGGTCAGTGCCGATGGTTCGGGGGGTGATCGGTCATGCCGGGGCACGGTGGCTGGCGGATCTTGCTGATGCCTCGGAGATTCCTCATGGAGTTGTCAAGCGGCCAGTGTGACGGGCGGTATGAGGTCGTAGCACCGTCCGTCACGTAAAAGGGCCCACAGGACGTTGACCCTGCGGCGGGCGAGCGCCATGACGGCCTGGCTGTGACGTTTGCCTTGGGCGCGCTTGCGGTCGTAGAACCGGCGGGATTCGCCGCAGCACGGATGCTGATCAGCGCGGAGGTGTTGAAGACGCGTCGGAGGCGCCGGCTGTAGCGGGTGGGGCGGTGCAGGTTGCCGCTCACCTTCCCGGAGTCACGAGGCACCGGGGAGACGCCAGCGAAGGAGGCCAGCCGGTCCGCGCTGGCGGAGGCTCCCATGTCCCTGCCGGTGGAGGCCAGGAACTCGGCGCCCAGCAGGACACCGATGCCGGGCATGCCCGTGATCACCTCCGCGCTGCGGTGGCGGCGAAACCGGGCCTCGATGAGCTTGTCGGTTTCCGCGAGCTTCTCGTTGAGGGCAGGCAATCGCCGGTCAACTCGCCGACATCTACGGGATTTCCAACTCCCAGGCCTACGGGATGATGGGCCTGACGCCGATCGCCGGCAAGAACGACGAGGCCGAATAGGGTCAGAGCAGCCGGGACTGGCAGCGGCTGACCGGTCCGTGCCGATGAGCCAGTTCTCTTCCGAACACGGGCGCCGGCGTGCCCGCCGATCGTCTCGCTGTGCTGATCGAACTGAGCAGGGAGACCCAGTGTTCTGAGCCGGAGACGCAACCCGGGTCAGAGGGTGGGGGGAGTGGGCCGTACGAGGCCTGTCTGGTAGGCGATGACGACCAGTTGGGCGCGGTCGCGGGCGCCCAGTTTGGTCATGGCGCGGTGGATGTGGGTGCGTACGGTCAGCGGGCTGACGAAGAGGGCCTCGGCGACCTCGTCGTTGGTCTTCCCCTCGGCGGCCAGGCTCATGACCTCGCGTTCGCGGACGGTGAGGTCGGCCAGGCGTTCCGGTGATGCCAGGTGAGTGCCGGCGGCGGGGGACATGAGGAAGCGGGTGATGAGGGAGCGGGTGGCGGTGGGTGACAAGAGTGCCTCGCCGGAGGCCACGGTGCGTAGGCCGGCCAGGAGGGTGTCGGCGGTGACGTCCTTGCCGAGGAAGCCGCTGGCACCGGCGCGCAGCGCCTGGGCGACGTAGTCCTCGGTCTCGAAGGTGGTGAGGATGAGGATGCGGGTGGTGGTCAGCTCCGGGTCGGCGCAGATGGCGGAGGTGGCGGTCAGGCCGTCGGTGCCCGGCATGCGGATGTCCATCAGGGCGACGTCGGGGTGGTGGCTTCGCGTGAGCTGCACCGCCTCCGTGCCGTCGGATGCCTCGCCCACCACCTCCATGTCGTCGCAGGAGTCGATCAGGATCCGGAAGGTGGCCCGCAGCAGCGCCTGGTCGTCGGCGAGCAGTACTCGGATGGTCATGGCGTTCCGTTTCCCTCGACGGCGTGGGGCGTGAGTGGCAGGGATGTGGTGACCTGATAGCCACCTTCGGGGCGGGGCCCGGCACGCAGTTCGCCGCCGACGGAGTGGGCGCGTTCGCGCATGCCCATGATGCCGAAGCCACCGCCCTGCGTGGCCTTCGGGACGGAGGCCACGGTGGGTCCGTCGTCGCTGACGCTGATCAGCAGCTGGGAGCCGGAGTACACAAACCGTACGTGTACGGCGTGTGCGGCGGCGTGCTTGGTGACGTTGGTGAGCGCTTCCTGCACGATCCGGAAGGCCGTCAGGTCCACACCAGGGGAGAGCGTTCGCGCTCCGCCCTCGGTGGTGACGGCGACGGTGAGCCCCGCGGATTCGCACACCGAGATCAGCTCGGGCAGGCGGGCGAGCCCGGGCGTCGGCTCCGGCGGGGTGGGTTCGTGTTCGTCGGTCTGCCGCAGCAACCCGAGAGTGGCTTTGAGCTCACGCAGTGCGGAGGACGTGGTGCCCGTCAGGTCGGTGAGGATCTTCTTGGTCTGCTGCGGGTTGTCGAGGGCCAGGTGCGCGGCGGCACCGGCCTGGGCGTTGGCCAGGGCCAGGTGGTGGGCGACGACATCGTGCAGTTCGCGGGCGATCCGCATGCGTTCCTCGGTGACGCGCAGGCGTGCCTCCTCCTCCCGGGTGCGCTCGGCGTGTTCGGCACGGGCCTGAACCGCCTGCAGGTAGGCGCGCCGCGTCCGGGCCATGCTGCTGGCGGCGAGCGGCAGCAGCACCCAGAAGACGGGATTGATGGCCCTGAAGACCAGCGGGGTGTGGGGCGTGCTGTCGGAGAACGCGGCCGCGGCAGCCAACGCCACCATGGTGGACACCGCGTACGCCCGGGTGGTTCTGGGGTCGGCGAGGGTGCCCAGCCAGTAGAGCCCGGCGATGGTCGGCGCCAGCAGAAGAGGCGTCGGCAGATACCCCAGCGCGACCTCGGCCGCCGTGCAGACGGTGGCCACAGCGGCGGTCGTGCGCGGATGGCTGCGGTGCTTCAGCAAAACCAGGCAGGACAGGCCTGCGAGGAGGATGGCGGTCCCTGGCTGGTCCGGCGGGTCCGTCTCGGGCATGCTGAGCGTGCCGCCGAGGGACGCACAGCCCCACAGCACCAGGGCCGTCATCAGGTCGACAAAAAAGGGGCGGCGGTGCGCGAATTCCTCGATACGGTGCGTGTACCGCCGCTCCAGGCTGGTGCTCATCGGTTCTCCGTCGGTGGGACTGAATCCATGCTGGACGATTCCCGTTACGGGACGGCGCTGTTGGGCGCCCGTGTCGCCACGAGCGCCCAAGATGCGTTATCAGGTATGCGTCTTGTTCATCAGGTACGCGCCGTGGCCGCCTCGGCCGAAGACGCGTGCGGCTCGGGCCGGCGGTTGAGGGCCTCTCCCTCCACGTCGACGCGGGGCAGTATCCGCTCCAGCCGCTTCGGCAGCCACCATGCCTTGTCGCCGAGCAGGGCCAGGACGGCGGGCACGATGGCCATCCGTACGATGAAGGCGTCGAACAGGACGGCTGCGGCGAGACCGAACCCGATCATCTTGATCATGGGCTCGTTCTGGCCGATGAATCCGGCGAATACCGCGATCATGATCAGTGCTGCGGCCACCACCACGCGGGCGCTGTGCCGGAAGCCGGACGTGATCGCCCGGAGGGGTGTTTCGCCGTGGACGTACGCCTCCCGCATCCGCGAGACGAGGAACACCTCGTAATCCATGGCCAGACCGAAGACGATGCCCACCAAGAAGATCGGCATCAGGCTCATGATCGGGCCGGTCTGCTCCACGCCCAGGAACTCGGCGCCGTGGCCCTGCTGGAAGACCATGACGACCGCGCCGAGGGACGCCAGCACCGAGAGCAGGAAGCCGGCGGCCGCCTTGAGGGGGACCAGCAGCGACCGGAAGACCACCAGCAGCAGGACGACGGCCAGGCCGACCACGACGACCAGGTATGGGACCAGCGCGGACTGCACCTTGCCGGAGATGTCGATGTTCAGCGCGGTGGTGCCGGTGACGTCGAAGGACGCCCCGGTCGCCGACTCGAGTCCGGGACGCTCGCCCCGGATGGTCGACACCAGCTTCTTGGTCTTCTCGTCGGTCGGCGCGGTAGCGGGCACGGCCGAGAAGACAGCGGCGTCACCGGCGTTGTTGAAGTGGGCTGGGGAGAGGGACACGACTCCCTTCGTGGCACCGATCTCCTTGGAGATCGTCGTGACCGCGCCCTTTGGGTCGTCGGTGCCCTGAGCATCCACGACGATGGTCAACGGCCCGTTGAAGCCCGGCCCGAAACCTTCGGAGAGCGCGTCGTAGGCCCGGCGTTCGGTGGTGGACGTCGGCTTGACCTCGTCCCCGGGCATGCCGAGGCGGAGATCCGTCATCGGCACCGCGAGGGCCCCAAGACCCACCACGCCCAGGAACAGCGTGGACAGGGGCCGGCGCAAAACGAACCGCGCCCAGCGGGTACCCCCGTTGTCCTTGGGAGTCTGCTTCCCACGCATGCTCTTGCGGGCCTTGTGCGGAAGGACGGCGTTCGGCCAGAAGCCGAGGAACGCCGGGACCAGCGTCAGCGCGACGAGTACGGCAGCGGCGACCGCGCCCGCGGCCGCCAGGCCCATCTTGGTGAGCATCGGGATGCCCACGACCGCGAGCCCGGCCAGCGCGATCACGACGGTGAGCCCGGCGAACACGACCGCCGACCCGGCGGTGCCGACTGCGAGACCGGTCGCCTCCTGCGGCGCGTGGCCCTTGGCGCGCTCCTCACGGTAGCGAGAGACGACGAACAGGGCGTAGTCGATGCCGACCGCGAGGCCCAGCATCATCGCCAGGGTGCCGGTCGTGGTGGACAGGCCGAGGGCGTCGGCCAGGGCCAGGATCGTGGCCATGCTCACGCCAACACCGATGACGGCGGTCAGCAGCGGCAGCCCGGCGGCGGCCAGCGACCCGAAGGTGATGAGGAGCACGACGGCTGCGACCGCGATGCCGATCACTTCGGCCGCGCCGCCCGCGCCACCTTCGCCGTCCATCGCGTTCCCACCGGCTTCGACGGTCAGCCCGGCGTGCCTGGCCTGGTCCATGACCTGCTTCAGATGGGTCTTGCTGGCCTCGGGGAGATCCCCGGCCGGCGCCTTGAAGGTGACGGTCGTGTACGCCGTCGTGGCGTCCTTGCTGACCGCATGAGGCTGGACACTCGCGACCTGGGAATCGTGGCCCAGCTCGGCCACGGCCTCCTCGATGGCCTTCTTGTTCTCGGCAGCGATCACCTTCTCGCCACCCCGCGAGACGAACACGACCTGGGCGGACGCGCTGTCGGCCGGGGCGTCGGGAAAGCGTTGCTTCATCAGGTCGAGTGCCTTCTGGGACTCGATGCCCGGCATGGAGAACTGTTCGGTGGGGGCCTTGGGGGCCGCGAGGGCCCCCAATCCGATAGCAGCCAGCACGGCAGCCCAGATCAAGGCGACGCGCCAGCGCCGCCGGAAGGCCAGACGGCCCACTCGGTAGAGAAAAGTAGCCACGACAAGATCTCCGTAGACGGATATCGAACGTTGTCCAGGCTCTCCGGGACGGGGCCCTGTCGTCGTCGTGCGGCTGCCGACATTCCTGACTGCTGAAAACGCAGTACGTGCGGGTCGAAGATCCTCCGCAGGAAGTACGGAGCGTCCGTGGCCGGCCAGGTATTATCATCCCCGCTGTCCACCGCGCATAAGCGAGCGCCTCAGCGGTCTCCTCCCCTGATTATCGAGCCACTGGGTGCCACGTACTGATATCGGCTTATCTGTGGTGGGGCTTGGCCGATTCTGCCGAAAGGCTTCATCGGGGCTGCCTCATTGCCGAGAGCGTGACAGGGCTGGATACCACCGACACGGGGCCTGGAGGCGGCCCGGCGGCGCCCTCCTGATGGCCGATGATCTGTCCGCGCACCAGGACAGGGTGGCAGCGCCGACGACGGGGGGTGCCTCCCGGTCAGGACTTCGGGCATCCCGTCCTGTTCCCGACCGCCGCATAGTTTGTGGGAGGACCGGCGGCACGGGCGCAGCCTGAGGCCGGTGGTCAGTCGGCTGGGAAGCAGCCCAGGTGGAGGCTGGTGGGCGGATGACAGCCATCATCGTCGCAGGTCTGTACGCGCGCACACGGTCGGGATGACCGGCGAGATCGAGGGCGATCAGAATGGTGCCGAACAGCTTGGCGTCGGAGGTCTGCGGGAAGTCCGGCTCGCCGACCAGCGGCCATGGTGAGCCCTCGGGCAGTCGAACGGGGACGGGCAGGCCCTCCGTGCTGCCGGGCGCGAAGGGCGCCCCTTCGAAGATCCGCAGGGTTACATACGCGGTCACGGCATCGCCGCCGCGGCGCCTTGCGGCAAGGCCGCGGCGTCTCCGGCAGATTCCGCCCTCCTCGTCCCTGTCAGGGTCCGTCAGCACCAGGGTGCGCAGGTTGCGCAGGGCAGTCAGCTGCCCGGTCTCGGCGTGGATGAGACCCGGTGAGTCAAGGGTGAGTTCGGACAGGCCGGTCAGGCGGAGCACAGGGGCCAGGTCGACGGGCGTTTTGCACTGGGCGCCGAGGATATCCAGGGCATCCGGATCGAGCCCAACGGGGAACGCAGCTCGTCCGCGCCCGAGATCACGACGGACGTGGTGCCGTCGGCAGGGACGTCGATGAGAATGTCAGCGTGGTTCTTCCTGCCCGGTGCCCTTTTCAGGAGCGATCAACGGGAGCGAGGCCTCCCCCAGGGCGTCCAGGACGGCAGCGATGGTCGGCGGGTCTTCCGGGCCGGACAGACGCAAGAGGCCGGGGCGCCACCCGGCTCGCCTTACCGTTCAGCGCACTGCTCAATACCTTCAAGGAGTCATGCACTGCGGTGAGGTGTGCACAGCAGTCATCTTGTTTCGTCTCAGCGTGTCGCTACGCACGGTATCCGGTGCGAGGACAGATGTCCTGAATCGGCTCGGGGCGCGGGCGCGGCGTCCTACGGCACGTAAGAGCGGTCAATCCGACCACGTTCCGCTGCTGCTCTACAAGTCGACGGTTCACTGTGGCGAGGCGGGTTCGAGGCGGACTACCACGCCTTTTGAAGTGGGGGTGTTGCTGAAGTCGGCGACGCTGTCCAGGGGGACCAGGACATTGGTTTCCGGGTAGTAGGCGGCCGCCGATCCACGGGTAGTGGGGTAGGGCACCACGCGGAAACCCTCGGCGCGGCGTTTGACGCCGTCGTGCCATAGGCTGACGAGGTCTACCTTCTGCAGCTCGGTCAGGCCGAGGGCCTTCATGTCGTCGGGGTTGACCAGAACGACGCGGCGGCCGTGGTGGATGCCGCGGTAGCGGTCGTTCATGGCGTAGGGGATGGTGTTCCATTGGTCATGCGACCGCATGGTCTGCAGGATGAGGTGTCCTTCTGGCGCGTGCAGCATCTCGAAGGCGTTGCGGGTAAAGACTGCCTTGCCGCTGGGCGTGTTGTAGGTGTGGTCGTTGACCGGGTTGCGGAGCTGGAAGCCGGCGGGGTCGGCGAGGCGCGCGTTGAAGTCCGCGAAGCCGGGGACGACGCGGGCGATGCGGTCGCGGATGGTGTCGTAGTCGGCTTCGAACTGCTCCCAGGGGATGTCCGGGGAGGTTCCGAGAGTGGCCCGGGCCAGCCGGGAAATGATCGCCACCTCGCTGAGCAGCGTCTCGGAGGCGGGGGTCAGACGGCCGCGGGAGGAGTGGACCATGCTCATGGAGTCCTCGACGGTGACGAACTGTTCCCCGCCGGCTTGGATGTCGCGGTCGCTGCGGCCCAAGGTGGGCAGGATCAGGGCCGTCTGGCCGCAAACGGCGTGGGAGCGGTTGAGTTTGGTGGAGATGTGCGCGGTCAGGCGACAGCGGCGCATCGCCTGTTCGGTGAGTTCGCTGTCGGGCGCGGCCCGGACGAAGTTGCCTGCCACGCCGAGGAAGACCTTCACTTTCCCGTCGCGCATGGCGCGGATGGCATCGACGGAGTCGTAGCCGTGCTTGGTGGGCGGGGCAAAGGCGAATTCCCGGCCGAGCGCGTCCAGGAAGCTCTGCGGCATCTGCTCCCAGATGCCCATGGTGCGGTCGCCCTGGACGTTGCTGTGGCCGCGCACCGGGCACACTCCAGCGCCGGGTCGGCCAACGTTGCCGCGCAGCATCAGGAAGTTGACGATCTCGCGGATGGTGGGCACGCCGTGTTTGTGCTGGGTGATGCCCATGGCCCAGCAGACAATGATGCTCCGGCTGTTCAGAACGCGGTGGTGGACGTGCTCGATCTCCTCGCGGGTCAGGCCGGTGGCCTCCAGGACGTTGTGCCAGGTGGTCGCGCGGATGTGCTGGGCGAAGTCTTCGAAGCCGGTGGTGTGGGCGTGGATGAAGTCGTGGTCCAGGACTCCGCCCGGGCAGGCGTCCTCGGCCTGGAGCAGCAGCAGGTTGAGGGCTTGGAAGAGTGCCAGGTCTCCGCCG
This window contains:
- a CDS encoding response regulator transcription factor, with protein sequence MTIRVLLADDQALLRATFRILIDSCDDMEVVGEASDGTEAVQLTRSHHPDVALMDIRMPGTDGLTATSAICADPELTTTRILILTTFETEDYVAQALRAGASGFLGKDVTADTLLAGLRTVASGEALLSPTATRSLITRFLMSPAAGTHLASPERLADLTVREREVMSLAAEGKTNDEVAEALFVSPLTVRTHIHRAMTKLGARDRAQLVVIAYQTGLVRPTPPTL
- a CDS encoding sensor histidine kinase, which codes for MSTSLERRYTHRIEEFAHRRPFFVDLMTALVLWGCASLGGTLSMPETDPPDQPGTAILLAGLSCLVLLKHRSHPRTTAAVATVCTAAEVALGYLPTPLLLAPTIAGLYWLGTLADPRTTRAYAVSTMVALAAAAAFSDSTPHTPLVFRAINPVFWVLLPLAASSMARTRRAYLQAVQARAEHAERTREEEARLRVTEERMRIARELHDVVAHHLALANAQAGAAAHLALDNPQQTKKILTDLTGTTSSALRELKATLGLLRQTDEHEPTPPEPTPGLARLPELISVCESAGLTVAVTTEGGARTLSPGVDLTAFRIVQEALTNVTKHAAAHAVHVRFVYSGSQLLISVSDDGPTVASVPKATQGGGFGIMGMRERAHSVGGELRAGPRPEGGYQVTTSLPLTPHAVEGNGTP
- a CDS encoding FdhF/YdeP family oxidoreductase; translated protein: MSSPNDSTDDDLTVTSPKTWATGVPAVTHALRYSLQQTSPRRAATSLLTINQANGTDCPGCAWPEPAPGQRHRNEYCENGAKHINDEATTRRIGRDFFRQYTIDELNRMSDLWLNQRGRLTEPMVKRPGASHYEPIGWDEAFSLMSQELRGLDSPDEAAFYTSGRLGNEAAFLLQLFARAFGTNNLPDCSNMCHESSGRALTETLGIGKGSVSLDDIHHADLIFVVGQNPGTNHPRMLSALEETKRNGGHIIAVNTLPEAGLLRFKHPQKARGVLGRGTRIADQFLHIRAGGDLALFQALNLLLLQAEDACPGGVLDHDFIHAHTTGFEDFAQHIRATTWHNVLEATGLTREEIEHVHHRVLNSRSIIVCWAMGITQHKHGVPTIREIVNFLMLRGNVGRPGAGVCPVRGHSNVQGDRTMGIWEQMPQSFLDALGREFAFAPPTKHGYDSVDAIRAMRDGKVKVFLGVAGNFVRAAPDSELTEQAMRRCRLTAHISTKLNRSHAVCGQTALILPTLGRSDRDIQAGGEQFVTVEDSMSMVHSSRGRLTPASETLLSEVAIISRLARATLGTSPDIPWEQFEADYDTIRDRIARVVPGFADFNARLADPAGFQLRNPVNDHTYNTPSGKAVFTRNAFEMLHAPEGHLILQTMRSHDQWNTIPYAMNDRYRGIHHGRRVVLVNPDDMKALGLTELQKVDLVSLWHDGVKRRAEGFRVVPYPTTRGSAAAYYPETNVLVPLDSVADFSNTPTSKGVVVRLEPASPQ
- a CDS encoding MMPL family transporter; the encoded protein is MATFLYRVGRLAFRRRWRVALIWAAVLAAIGLGALAAPKAPTEQFSMPGIESQKALDLMKQRFPDAPADSASAQVVFVSRGGEKVIAAENKKAIEEAVAELGHDSQVASVQPHAVSKDATTAYTTVTFKAPAGDLPEASKTHLKQVMDQARHAGLTVEAGGNAMDGEGGAGGAAEVIGIAVAAVVLLITFGSLAAAGLPLLTAVIGVGVSMATILALADALGLSTTTGTLAMMLGLAVGIDYALFVVSRYREERAKGHAPQEATGLAVGTAGSAVVFAGLTVVIALAGLAVVGIPMLTKMGLAAAGAVAAAVLVALTLVPAFLGFWPNAVLPHKARKSMRGKQTPKDNGGTRWARFVLRRPLSTLFLGVVGLGALAVPMTDLRLGMPGDEVKPTSTTERRAYDALSEGFGPGFNGPLTIVVDAQGTDDPKGAVTTISKEIGATKGVVSLSPAHFNNAGDAAVFSAVPATAPTDEKTKKLVSTIRGERPGLESATGASFDVTGTTALNIDISGKVQSALVPYLVVVVGLAVVLLLVVFRSLLVPLKAAAGFLLSVLASLGAVVMVFQQGHGAEFLGVEQTGPIMSLMPIFLVGIVFGLAMDYEVFLVSRMREAYVHGETPLRAITSGFRHSARVVVAAALIMIAVFAGFIGQNEPMIKMIGFGLAAAVLFDAFIVRMAIVPAVLALLGDKAWWLPKRLERILPRVDVEGEALNRRPEPHASSAEAATART